A region from the Candidatus Marsarchaeota archaeon genome encodes:
- a CDS encoding AAA family ATPase gives MLYIDKLTLHNFKSFKDVTLKFNNGFNCIVGPNGSGKSNICDSLLFALGENSLKRIRAGSTAQLVSNIKGTKAGPKKAYVKVHFSGESDIVLTRVIKENGKVSYRLNGTRMKKQEVVDFLSAQNCMISEANTITQGEIIKILNFTAKERRGLIDIASGIKEFDDKKSASLKELAKVEEKITSAKVALNERKGFLEELKKEKEAAERYIELSNMIKRISYTVLKLRYDNLEKKLMEDISRRNDLTASSKSYRSELNSLDLENEKLMN, from the coding sequence ATGTTGTACATTGACAAGCTTACATTGCATAATTTTAAGTCGTTCAAGGATGTAACGCTTAAATTCAACAACGGTTTCAACTGCATTGTAGGCCCAAATGGCTCAGGAAAGTCAAACATCTGCGACTCGCTGCTTTTTGCACTTGGAGAAAACTCGCTAAAGAGAATAAGGGCAGGATCGACAGCACAGCTTGTTAGCAACATCAAAGGAACGAAGGCAGGGCCAAAAAAGGCGTACGTGAAGGTGCATTTCTCTGGCGAAAGCGATATCGTATTGACAAGGGTAATAAAAGAGAATGGAAAGGTAAGCTATAGGCTGAATGGCACGCGCATGAAAAAGCAGGAGGTGGTGGACTTCCTTTCTGCGCAGAACTGCATGATAAGCGAAGCTAATACCATAACTCAGGGAGAAATAATAAAGATACTTAATTTTACTGCAAAAGAGAGGCGCGGACTGATAGACATAGCTTCAGGCATAAAGGAATTCGACGACAAGAAAAGCGCTTCGCTAAAGGAGCTTGCCAAAGTCGAAGAAAAGATAACTAGCGCAAAGGTGGCCCTTAATGAGCGCAAAGGTTTTCTTGAAGAATTGAAAAAGGAGAAAGAAGCCGCTGAAAGATACATAGAGTTAAGCAACATGATTAAGCGCATTTCTTATACTGTGCTTAAGTTGCGCTACGACAATTTGGAAAAGAAATTAATGGAAGACATATCCAGGCGTAACGATTTGACAGCTTCAAGCAAGTCTTACAGGTCAGAGCTAAACAGCCTTGACCTTGAAAATGAGAAGCTAATGAATG
- a CDS encoding M50 family metallopeptidase, whose translation MAGASPYIGKVYGIPVELHWTFIIMMLIALALSFYLFLIFVLLFACVFLHELAHSVTAKRNNIEVKKIILYPLGGGSMIDLDNIPSKLEFRISLAGPVSSFLLGFAFGALVVFTPAGIVKSLIQLLFLLNILLAVFNILPWFPLDGGRVLRSYLQKKHDFLRATQITVNASNAIIALFIIGTLVFVAVENGYSLLYKEFIVLWDVFIAVFLYGGAKAELQNAYIKEYTKGIKASAALSRNFVFLNHRPKLIDVYKTMLKSHKHIILFMENGKVYVVSRLPQGIIPIAQIRGNERDIASIEVPTIESTAPLFSALSRMQDDNIGLVAVLKGKKILGVLLKQHVESLISLHVSHVMANSKNIKQENK comes from the coding sequence ATGGCAGGTGCATCGCCATATATAGGCAAGGTATACGGTATACCCGTAGAGCTTCATTGGACATTTATAATAATGATGCTCATAGCCTTGGCACTGAGTTTTTACCTATTCCTGATATTTGTGCTTCTCTTTGCCTGCGTATTCCTTCATGAGCTTGCACATTCTGTTACTGCGAAGAGAAACAATATAGAGGTTAAAAAGATCATATTATACCCGCTTGGTGGCGGGTCGATGATAGATCTTGACAATATACCATCAAAGCTTGAATTTAGGATATCGCTTGCTGGCCCGGTGTCAAGCTTTTTGCTGGGCTTTGCATTCGGGGCTTTGGTTGTCTTTACGCCTGCAGGCATTGTGAAAAGCCTTATACAGCTTCTCTTTCTCCTAAACATATTGCTTGCAGTGTTCAATATACTGCCGTGGTTCCCTCTTGACGGAGGCCGCGTGTTAAGAAGCTACCTGCAGAAAAAACACGATTTCCTTAGGGCTACGCAGATTACAGTAAACGCAAGTAACGCCATAATAGCGCTTTTTATAATAGGCACACTTGTTTTCGTTGCAGTGGAAAACGGCTATTCGCTTCTTTACAAGGAATTCATAGTTTTATGGGACGTCTTTATAGCTGTATTCCTGTACGGAGGAGCCAAGGCAGAATTGCAGAATGCATATATCAAGGAGTATACGAAGGGCATCAAGGCATCGGCAGCCTTGAGCAGGAATTTCGTATTCCTGAATCACAGGCCAAAATTGATTGACGTTTACAAGACCATGCTGAAAAGCCACAAGCACATAATATTGTTCATGGAAAATGGCAAGGTATATGTGGTTTCTAGGCTGCCGCAGGGAATTATCCCAATTGCACAGATTAGGGGAAATGAAAGGGACATTGCAAGCATCGAGGTCCCTACGATAGAGTCGACTGCTCCGCTTTTCAGCGCCTTGAGCAGGATGCAGGACGACAACATAGGCCTGGTTGCTGTGCTAAAAGGCAAAAAAATCCTTGGCGTATTGCTGAAGCAGCACGTGGAATCGTTAATTTCATTGCATGTGTCGCATGTCATGGCAAATTCTAAAAACATTAAACAAGAAAATAAATAG